The window TTGCATGAACTGTGCTCTTGATTCTCCATCGTGCATTGTGCTATGAGAGATGCCCCCGTATCAGTAATCGAGCAGTCGGCATAAAGAAACATAACAAAAGGGCGTATCGTCGCCCCCTTGTTATGACTCTATGGCATTACGGCGTAAAGATATGACCGCAGCGCATACAGATAAAGCGCTTTTCCCACGCCGCGACTTTTTTGTGGTATGCCTCTATCTCACGCGCATATTCCTCTTTGCTTGCGCGATTGGCATCGTTCGTATTTCTGCGGTCGTTCCAGAGTTTCCAGATGATGAGGGCGGCGACCAGCCATGCGAGCAGATTGCCCATGCCGGCAAGCCCTGAAATGCGGTAGGCGACGAACTCCAAGATGAACGCCACAATCGGCATCAGGCAGCCGAAGGCAAGACATCCATGGGTCATTGTATTGTGTTCGCGCTGCGACAGCGTCGGCTCCTGCGGCGGTGCGATCTCACGTGCGAGATCCGTCACGGTGTAGGTCGGGCGCGTGACATTGCCGTATACGGCAGTTCGCCCCGTTTCCTCCGTCTTGGTCGATCCGTCCGAATAGGTGGTGGTCGTCGTTTCCACATCGTAGCCGACGATCTCCCGATGGGTTGCTGTCCCCGTCGCGTGTCCCCGCTTGTAGACGAGCGGCACAGATGCCGTGTTGTCACTGCCGCAGTGCGGGCAGGTCAGATGATTGCTTTCCATAGATGCCCCTTCCCTGTTTGTACAAAAAACGCTGTCCATGTATTATAGCATACAATGTAGATGTCCTGCTGCAATAACAAACGGGTCTGCTTGAAAGATTTCTCCAAGCAGACCCGCTCTTTCGCTTGTCTAACGTCCGCGCGCGCAGCCGCAGCCGCCACGTCCCGCATATCCGCGTTCGCCGCGAGCCGGGGCACGGTCGCCGTCCCCGCAGTAACCTGAACCATCGCCGTAGCAGTATGCCGTGTTCTGCTGCTGCGGCAGCTCGCACGCGCCGTCCTCGCAGGTGTACGCAAGCGTCTGCGCTCCCGCACTGAGGATCAGTCCTGCGAACAGTCCCGCAATGATCTTTTTCATGACCATTTCCTCCCAAAATACAATATCATGTTCACATTCATTCTATCATATTTGTCAATGCAAAGCAAATTATAATTGACATATGCCGAAAACTTTGATAAGATTATAACTGTCATATGACAGAAATGGAGGAGTTATGCCGCGACCAAAGAGATGCCGGCGCATCGGCGTTTATCCCGATTTTTGGAGTTTTGCGCCGGAGGATGCGGAGGAGGAGACGGCGGAGTCCGTTGTCCTCCAACTGGATGAGCTTGAGACGATCCGACAGATCGACTACGGGCGGCAGACGCAGGAGGAATGTGCCGCCGCGATGGGTGTGTCCCGCGCGACGGTGACGAGTATCTATGAGGCGGCACGCTACAAGCTCGCGGAGGCAATCATCTGCGGGAAGCGTATCCGCATTGCAGGCGGCGCGTATCGGATCGAGAACCCGATTGCGCCGGAGATTCAGGACAAAGGAGAGTATATGATGAGAATCGCAGTACCCTATGAAAATGAGACGATTGAGCAGCACTTCGGCAGGGCAAAACAGTTTAAGTTCTATGATGTCGAGAACGGCACGGTACAGTCCTCGGAGGTTGTGGACACGGTCGGCGAGGGGCATGGCGCACTCGCGAGCTTCCTCCACAGTGCGAAAGCGGATGTTGTGATCTGCGGCGGCATCGGCGCGGGCGCACAGACGGCTCTCGCGGAGGCGGGCATTGAACTCGTATCCGGCGTGAAGGGGAATGCGGATGAATGTGTCACACAGCATCTCGCAGGGACACTTGAGCGCAGCGCGGATGAGGGCAAGTGTACGCATCGCCATCAACATCAGCACGGCAAGGATCATGCGCACGGGCATGGCTGCGGTCATGAGGAGCATGGTCACGGCTGTGGACATGAGGGACATGAGGGACATGGCGGACACCATGCGCATGGTGGACACTGCGGACATCACGCACACTGATTCTGTAAGAAGAACACCGCTTCGGCGGTGTTTTTTGATGGGAAAAGATAAATATAAACTATCATAGATATAAAATAATGAATTATATATAGTTGTGATATAAAAATAAAAGTTCACATCAAGCTGAAGAAAATATGGACGTGTATTTATCGATTCGTTGATATAAATGAGAATATAGTTGAGAATGAATATGTATTTTTATAAAGTCGGTGTAAAAAGAATCAATTATGAATTTGCTTCATAATTATTATTTATGATTTTTAAGAAAACCTCTTGATTTTTATAGATGGTTGGTATATTATACAAATGAACTAACCGTATAGAATATTCATGTTGATATATAGGAGCCTATTGTTATGAAGAATGATATTGCTGTCATTTACTCCTCGCGTACGGGGAATACGAAAAAGGTCGCGGAGCATCTGGCGGAGGCGCTCGGTGCGTCCTGCCACAGCGTCAAGGATACGTCGGCAGTGCCCGATGGGGCGACGCTCTGCATCGGCACATGGATCGACCGTGGGACGGCGGATGCGGCGGCGAAGAAGTACATCGAGAGTCTGCGCGGACGGCGCGTTTTCCTCTACGGCACGCTCGGCGCGGAGCCTAACTCGGAGCACTGCGCGAAGTGCATCGCGAACATCCGCGCACTCTTTGATCCGTCCAATGAAATTTTGGGCGCGATCCTAGTGCAGGGGGCGATCGACCCGATGCTCATCGAGATGTTCAAGAGTATGCCGAAGGACAATGTGCACGCGTTCACCGCCGAGAACGCGGCACGCTACGAGGCGGCGGCAAGTCATCCCGATGCGGAGGATTTTGCAAAGGTGATTGCGGCGGCAAAGGAGGCACTTGCATGAATACGTTTGAAACGAAACTCGCGGCACTCTCGGAGGAAGCGCGCGGCTGGCTGCTCGGTACGAAGTCGGAGAACCCGCTCGGCTGTGCCTTTGCGAAAAAGCGTGTGGTGCATCCGGGTGCGGGCGGCAAGCGGATGATTATGGACAAGGCGGAGCAGGCGCAGATCTGGGCGGAGCTGATGGCGCAGACCCCCGATCCTGCTGACGAGCGTGCGGTCTACATCCACATCCCGTTCTGTGACAAGAAGTGCAGCTACTGCGGATTCTTTCAAAACTTCACGCGTGAGGAAGCGGCGCATCACTATGTCGATGTCCTCATCGACGAGATCGAGGCGGCGGCAGATACCCCTTATGTGACGGGGGCGCCGTTTCAAGCGGTATTCTTCGGCGGCGGTACACCGACGGCGCTCAGTGATGCAGATCTTTCACGGCTCGTACGTACGGTACGCGAGCGTCTGCCGCTCACGAGCGACTGCGAGATCACGCTTGAGGGGCGTATCCACGATCTCTCAGAGAGCAAGGTCGAGGCGGCGATGAATGCGGGCATCAACCGTTTCTCCCTCGGCGTGCAGTCCTTTGATACGCGCGTCCGTCAGGCAATCGGGCGCATTGACGACCGCGAAACAGTGATCGCAACGCTGCGCCGCATGGTCGAAAAGCAGGGGGCTGTCGTCATCGCAGACCTCATCTACGGTCTGCCCTATCAGTCGATGGAGATCTGGGAGAACGATGTGCGCACGCAGTTCGAGATCGGGATTGCGGGCGGCGACCTCTATCAGCTCAATGTGTTCCCCGCGAGCGAACTGGCGCGGCGTATCGACTCGGGCGATCTGCCCATGCTTCCGACGACGGAGGAGCAAGCAGAGTATTTCAAACGAGGTATTGAGATCGTCGCGGAGAATCCGATGGCTCGCCGCATTGATACGACGCATTGGACGACGGATCACCGCGAGCGCAGCCTATATAATACGCTCGCCAAGCGCGGCAACGACGTTCTCGCGTTCGGCTCGGGGGCGGGCGGTTTCATCGGTCAGATGATGTGGCGCAACCACGGTGCGCTTGCACCGTATGAGAAGATGGTGGAGGAGGGCGCCAAGCCGTTTCAGTTCATGGGCGAGCAGGCGGACGAGCACCGTATGCACAGCGAGATCGGCGACCAGATCGAGCATGGCTGCCTCTACGCACCGTTCTTCGAGAAGAAATACGGCGTTGATCTCCTCACGGAACTTGAGCCGCTCCTTGCCGCATGGGCGGAGAACGGGCTCATCACGCGCACGCGTACGGGTTTCCTTTTGACGCGTGCGGGCGAGTTCTGGCACGACAACCTCATCCAGGGCTTCCTCGAAGCGTACGCACTCACGCAGGAGGACGAGGTGAGGCTCCGCAAGGAGAACGTCGCGCTGCAGGACATGATTCCGAAATCCGTGCGCTCCATGCTTGAGGCGATGTTCCCCGACGGAATGCCGGAACAGATGGCGGCGGCACTGCGCGGCAAGCCGACACCGGAGATGGAGAACCATCCGCATATGCAAATGCTGCGGAATCTGATTGAGAAAGAGCGGGAGAAGGAACGCGCCTCGGCGGCGGAAAATGCTGCGCCCGACCTCAATACCGTGATGCGCACGCAGTCGCGTGAACTTGGAAAAGCTGTGTAATATAAATAGAAATACAGCCCGCTTGGATGTGCTGATGTCCAAGCGGGCTGTATTCGTGTGTGCTATCGCGGCGTAAAGTACCCAAACGCCGTGGGGATACTGTAGGTATCGGCAAGCTCTGCGCGGCGCACCCAGAGAAGGGCGGAGGGGGCAGCATCATTGTCCTCCGCTGCCATCAGCGGCGGCTCGTTCGTGTCGGCGACTGTGACCGCCCAACCCGTCAGATCCCATTCGATGTGCGAGAAGATATGACGTGCGGACGGGAGCGGCGCGATGTCGAGAATGTGAAATCCCTTTTCTTCGAGATGTTCGCGTACGGCACGTTTGTTTAGCTTTTTGTCGATGTTCGGATATTCCCAAAGACCTGCGAGGAGTCCCCGCGCAGGTCTTTTTCGTATGGCGATTTTTTCGCCGCAGGAGAGAAGGAGAACGGTTCGTTTCTCCTTGCGACGTGCTTTGAGTGCAGTTTTTACGGGATAGTTCTGCTCCGTGCCGCGATCATGTGCGAGACAGAGCTGCGCGACGGGGCAGGTGTGGCAGAGCGGCGCACCGTTCGGCAGACAGATGGTCGCACCGAGATCCATAAACGCCTCGTTGAGCAATCCCGCCTCGCGTCCGCTCGGATAGGAAGTGGCAAGCGCCGACTCAAGCGCACGCTTCGATGTGTCCTTTGCAATGTCGATCGCATTCGCCGTGATGCGTGCGGCGACGCGCAGGAAGTTGCCATCGACGGCGGGGCGCGGCTCTCCGTAGGCAAAGGAGGAAATCGCACTTGCGGTATAGCGTCCGATGCCGGGGAGGGCGAGCAGTGCGTCAAAGTCCTTTGGCAGCTGTCCTTCATGTTCGCGAACGATGACCTCTGCCGCACGTTTGAGGTTGCGGGCGCGGCTGTAGTATCCGAGCCCCTGCCAGAGTTTCATGAGCGCATCGTCATCCACGGCGGCAAGCGCGCGGACGCTCGGCAGCGCATCGAGGAAGCGCAGATAGTAGCCGCGTACAACGGCGGCACGCGTCTGTTGGAGCATGATCTCCGAGATCCAGACGTGATACGGCGTCGGTTCGTCGCGCCACGGCAGGTCGCGCGTGTCGGGGGCGGACGTGCGCCATGTGAGCAGAGCCGCGCACAGGGCAGGGAAAACAGAACTTCCCTCCCACGGTAAAATTTTCATGAAAAAGCTCTCCTTTTCTCCGAGATTTTACTAGCCTTACGTGAAACGGGAATGAAGGAACGGTCTTTTCTTTACAAAGTGCGCCCTTTGTACTATGATAAATTGATAGGAATCGCTGAATTTATCAGTGCTTCCTATCGTATGTGGATGGAGGCTCTGCTGTGATTTATAACATCTGCAAAATCGATCTTGCACTTTATAGCGTTGTTGCCTCCAATATCGTTACGGATGAGGTTATTATTACGAGTGAGCGAATTGAGCACATACGAAGTCGGCACAGAGGCGCCTTTGAGGAATACGGGGCTTACTTTGCAGAGATTTTACAATCACCGGATTATATTCTGGAGAACAGACGTAATACAGCAGAAGTTTTGAAAGAAATATTGCACAACGGAAAGAAGTGCAAGCTGATCTTGCGCTTGCAGACCGGTAGCGATCCGAAGGGGTTCAAAAATGCTGTTATCACTTTCCTGCACATACGTGACAGTGAGTGGCGGCGGCTTCTCCGCAGCAAGAAAGTTCTTTACAAAAGAGAATAAAATGTATAGAATAAAGATAGCATAACAGCGATTTGAGGTGGGAGATTTCGTCCAGCCCACACGCCGATGGCACGACAGGGAGAACCCGAGTAGATGCAGGAGAATTGGACGCCTGCCAAATTGCTGTTACAGGAAAGCCGTCCGACATGGACGGCTTTTGCTTTTAGTTTCTGTGTGTGATAGAATAACAGAAAATCTGCATAATGGAGTGATTATAATGTTGGATATGAAATTTGTGCGCGAGAATCTGTCGGCGGTGCAGGAGATGCTGAAGAACCGCTGCAACGCGCTCGATCTCACGCCGTTTGCGGCACTGGATGAGCGTCGGCGTGTGATTTTGCAGGATGTGGAGGAGAAGAAGGCACGCCGCAACGCCGTATCGAAGGAGATCGGTGTACGCAAGAAGGCGGGCGAGAACGCGGACGATGTGGTCGCTGAGATGCGTGCGCTCGGCGATGAGATCACGGCACTCGACGATGAACTGCGCGGCGTGGAGCAGAGTTTGCGCGAGCTGCTGCTCCAGATTCCGAATATGCCGAAGGCAGACGTGCCCGTCGGAAAGGACGATACAGAGAATCCCGAGGTGCGCCGTTGGGGTACGCCTCGTACATTTGATTTCGAACCGCAGGCGCATTGGGACATCGGGGAGAAACTCGGCGTGCTCGATGCGGAGCGTGCGGCGAAGGTCACAGGGGCACGCTTCACGTTCTACAAGGGGCTTGGCGCACGCCTCGAACGCGCGTGTATCAACTTCATGATGGATCTCCATGCACAGAAGCACGGCTACACGGAGATGCTTGCGCCCTACATCGTGAACGAGGCAAGCATGGTCGGGACGGGGCAGCTGCCGAAGTTCGCGGAGGATATGTTCAAGCTCGACGGGCTCGACTACTACCTCGTGCCGACGGCGGAAGTACCGACGACGAACTACCACCGCGACGAGATCCTGGATGCGGAGCAGCTGCCGGAGTACTATACCTCCTATACGGCGTGCTTCCGTGCGGAGGCGGGCAGCGCAGGGCGCGATACGCGCGGTCTGATCCGTCAGCACCAGTTCAACAAGGTGGAGCTGATTAAATTCGTTACACCCGAGACGAGTTGGAACGAGCTGGAAACGATGGTGGAGGCGGCGGAGGACGTGCTGAAGACGCTCGAACTGCCGTACCGCGTCGTGCAGCTCTGCACGGGCGACATGAGCTTTACCTCGGCGAAGACGTATGACATCGAGGTCTGGATGCCCGCACAGGACAAATACCGCGAGATCTCGTCCTGTTCGAACTGCACGGACTATCAGGCGCGCCGCGCGAACATCAAGTATCGTCCCGCGCGCGGAGCAAAGCCCGCCTTTCTCCACACGCTGAACGGTTCGGGCGTTGCAGTCGGGCGTACGGTGGCGGCGATCCTTGAGAACTGTCAGCAGGCGGACGGCTCTGTCGTTGTGCCGAAGGCACTCGTGCCGTACATGGGCGGCGTTACGGTCATTCGATGAAAAAGATTGTTGTCGGCATCACGGGGGCAAGCGGCAGTGTATACGCCGTTCGCCTCATTGATGTTCTGAGGGAGCAGGGCATCGAGGTGCACGCCGTTGTGACGGACAGCGGACAGCGCGTGCTGGACTACGAGTGCGGTGTGACGATGGAGGAACTTTCACGGCGCGTCGATGTGCTCTATCCGAATGCGGACGTGGGCGCGGCAATCGCAAGCGGCTCGTTCCGCATGGATGCGATGGTCGTCCTGCCATGCTCGATGAAGACGGCGGGGGCTATCGCCCACGGTGTGACGGATGATCTCCTCACGCGTGCGGCAGACGTGACGCTCAAGGAGGGGCGGCGGCTGCTCCTCGTGCCGCGCGAGACCCCCATGCACGAGATTCACCTTGAGAATCTGCTGCGGATCGCACGCGCGGGGGCGGTCGTGATGCCCGCCGCGCCCGGCTTTTACCACAGACCTGAGACACTGGACGATCTCGTCAATATGATGGTGGGCAAGATCCTCGACCGTCTCGGCATCGAGGCGGAGCTCTTTCCCCGTTGGAGGTGACAGAAATGACGTTTTTCAAAGTAAAAATGACGGCACTCGCGGCTGTGCTCGCGCTGAGCGCGGCGGGGACGGCGGCTGCTGCGCCCGCAGAGGCGGACGGGCATACGATGCAGATGCAGATGCACATGGGAAATTCCTCGGCGCAGGACAAGAAAGCCGAGATCCAGATGGACTATTTGGAGCATCGCGGCGAGCGTCGTTATATCGACCTTTACAATCTGCACGTTTTCCGCCAGTACAAGGAGATGCACGGGATGTCGCTCCACTGGGGGCTGACCGTTTCGCGTGCCGTCGGTTCGTGGGCGGAGAAGGACACGCCCGATGTGCGTCTCAACTCGTCCGCCGTTGGTGCGGGGCCTGCGTACATGGTGCGCTGGACGAAGCCGCTCGGCTCGAAATGGGAGGCGTCGTTTGACGCGACGGGGGCGGTTCTCGTCTACAACGACGTGCACCCCGCATACACGCGTAACTACGGATTTATGTGGCGCATCGGGCCGCGTATGACGTACAAGTTTAATGAGCACAACGCTCTGAGTGTTGCCTATCTGGGGCATCATGTGTCGAATGGACAGCGGACGAAGAATCCCGGCTACAACGGCATCGGACTCTCGATCGGCTATCGGTACGCGTACTAAAGGTGAAGTTACGGGCGAAGGGATTTTGTTCCTTACGTTGCTCCTAAGCGAACCCTAGTGGAGCAAGTGAGTAAAGCGTGCGACTCGCCCCCGGCGTACTTCTTTCGTTCAAGCGAAGCGCGTTTAAGAAGTGCGCCGGTATTTAGGCGAACGAGCACGCGATCACTTGCGTAACTAAGCGTTCGCGTGGAGCGCGTAAGGAACGTGACTCTGGAACATTCCTCGTAAAGACTAAAGGGGCTTATTTTTGGCAAAGAAATTTTATGCCGTGAAGCGCGGGCGCAAAACGGGCATCTTTACCGTCTGGGCGGAGTGCTCCGCGCAGGTGCAGGGCTTTCAGGGCGCGGTGTATAAGGGTTTTATGACCGAGGCGGAGGCGCGTGACTGGCTTGGCGGTGCGGGGAACTCGGCTGTGGTGAACACTGCAAAGTGTGGCACAGCAGCGAAAAAATCGTCCGCGCCGACCGTCGATGCTCCCGTTGACGCGGACTATATCATCCACACGGACGGCTCGTGTCTCCGCAATCCCGGCGGCGCAGGCGGCTGGGCTGCCGTTATTGAGACAGTCGCAACGGGCGAGGTCAGAGAGCACAGCGGCGGCGATCCTGAAACGACGAACAACCGCATGGAACTGACGGCGGCACTTGAGGCGATGAACGCTGTGCCGGAGGGGGCACGCGTCGCCCTCTATACGGACAGTCAGTATCTGAAGAACGCATTCACAAAGTTCTGGCTGCCCGCATGGAAGAAGCGCGGATGGAAGAAGGCGGACGGCGAACCCGTGCTCAATCAGGATCTCTGGATACAGCTCGACGCAGCATTTGCTGCACGGCGCGTGCAGTTCCACTGGGTCAAGGGGCACGCGGGCAACCCGCGCAACGAACGCTGTGACGAGCTCGCGCGGAGCGAGGCGGAGAGATTCAATAGGTGATTTTTGTTTGTCTCGTGCAATGTCCCATGCGAACGCCTCGTTGCGCAAGTGATCGTGTACTTGTACGCTCAAATACCGGCGGACTTCTTAAACGCGCTTCGCTTGGACGAAAGAAATCCGCCGGGGCGTACCGCACACTTTCCTCACTTGCTCCACTAGGGTTCGCTTAGGGACATCGCATCGATACGTCGCAACCTAAGCCTCCCTCTATGACGGAGGAGGGAGACCGCTTGTGGTGGTGGAGGCATACAAAATCTACGAAAGGAGGGAATTCATGCAGCGCATCTTCGAGGCGGTGGGACGCTTTGTCCTCACGCATCTTGCGAACATCGGGCGCATCACACTTCTCTACGCCGAGACGGCGCGGCAGGTCACGCGGCGTCTGCGCGTGCGGAGCATCATCTACCAGATGGCGCATCTCGGTGCGGATTCCCTCCTCATTGTCGGGCTGACCCTCCTTTTCACAGGCATTGTGTTGACCCTCCAAATCGCACACGAGTTCATCCGCTACGGAGCGCAGAGCACCATCGGCGCAGTCATCGCCATCGGCATCGGGCGCGAGCTCGGCCCCGTCCTCGTCGGTGTCGTCTGCGCGGGGCGCGTGGGCGCAGCGATTACGGCGGAGGTCTCCACGATGAAGGTCACGGAGCAGATCGACGCGCTGCGCGTTATGGCGGTCAGCCCCGTGAACTATCTCATCGTGCCGCGTATGCTCGCGTGCATGATCGTCGTTCCCGTCCTCACCGTATTTGGCGACGTGATCGGCGTTCTCGGCGGCTACCTCACGGCGGTGCACTACTCGGGCATATCGCCCTATACCTTCACACACTCCATCACGCAGTACGCAGCGATCTACGACATGACGGGCGGCCTCGTCAAGGCGATTTTCTTCGGCAATGTCATCGCCGTCCTTGGCTGTCACTACGGGCTGAACGCGCCGAGCGGCGCGGAGGGGGTCGGCAAGGCGACCATGCAGACCGTCGTTACATCCATCATCGTTATTTTTATTCTGAACGCCGTCTTGACATTCTTCTTGTTCTGAGGACACGCTATGATACGACTGAACAACGTCAGAAAGTGTTTCGGGGACAAGGAAGCACTCAAGGGGATCAGCCTCACCATCGAAAAAGGGGAGACCATCGCCATCATCGGCGGTTCGGGCTCGGGCAAGTCCACCCTCCTGCGCCTGATGATCGGACTGGATCGCCCCACCTCTGGCGAGATCTACCTCGGCGACGACAATATCACGGCGATGAGCGAGGACGCACTCGACCGCGTGCGCCTGCGCATGGGGATGGTATTCCAGTACTCTGCGCTCTTTGACTCTATGAGTGTCGGGGAGAACGTCGCGTTCGGGCTGCGCGAGCATACCAATAAGGGTGAGGATGAGATTCGCCGCATCGTGGCGGAAAAACTTGCGCTTGTCGGACTGCCCGATGCAGCGGCGATGATGCCGCAGGAACTCTCGGGCGGGATGAAAAAACGCGTGGGGCTTGCGCGTGCGATTGCCACCGATCCCGAGATCATCTTCTACGATGAACCAAGCTCGGGGCTCGACCCCATCATGACGGCAAAGATCGACGAACTGATTATTGATATGCAGCGGAAACTCGATGTGACCTCGATTGTCGTTACACATGACATGGTGAGTGCGAGCCGCATCGCCGACCGCATTGCCATGATTTACGAGGGGCAGCTTATCGCCGTCGATACGGCGGAGCGATTTCAGGATATTGAGGATGAGCGCGTACAGGCATTCTTCCGTACGCTGCACCATCGCAGGGAGGTTGGGGCATGAGCGCAGAGGCAAAGGTTGGAGCGTTTACACTCGGGGGCGTGGCACTCCTCATCGCCGTTGTCATGTTCTTCGGCGGGCTGCGCTTTGGCGGGAGTTCGGACTATATGCTCTACGCGGGATTTGGTCGCGCCGTCGGGCTGAACCCCGAGGCACAGGTTCTCCTCTCGGGCGTTCCCGTCGGACAGGTCGAGGAGATCGTGAGCGATGGACTGGGGGTCACGGTCTCCATGCGCATTCGGGACGGCGTGAAGATCCCACGCGGTTCGTCCATCACGATTGGGCAGCCCGGCATTATGGGGGATAAATTCATCATCATCACCCCGGCGGCAAGTTCGGACTTTTATACGGGCGGCGACTACCTTTACGGCGAGAACGAGATGGGCATGGATACCATGTTCACCGAGCTGAACAAGATGATTATTCAGGTCGAGGCGATGCTCACATCCATCAACAACATTGTCGGCGCTCCCGGCTTCCAGACCTCGATGGTGCAGCTTGTCGTCAATATGGAGCAGATGACGGCACACCTCGACGGCCTGACCGCGACGTTGGAGCAGATGGCGAACGAGAACCGCAGCGACCTGCACGCCATGCTCGCGAACATGAACAATATGACGGGCAGCCTCGTGCAGACCACGGCAAGCGTCGAGCGCATCATGACGAATCTTGAAACCGTCGGCGCAGACCCGCAGACAGCAGAAAATCTCAGAAAGACACTTGAAAACATCACTGCCTCCTCCGAGCGCATCCTGCGCATCGCCGAGGGCATCGAGGCAGTCGCGGGCGACCGAGAGACGCAGGAGGACGCACGCGCCCTCATTCACAACGCACGCATGATGACGGACAAGGCGGGCGGACTTATGGGGCGGCTGCAGAACGTCAAGGTCACGCCGAAGGTGGACGCGATGTACAGCGGCAAGGCGGACGACTGGCGCACGAACGTGAACCTCGATGTCGGCGAGAAACAGGGCATGTATGCGACATTCGGCGTGGACGACATTGGCGGCGGTGATAAATTTAATGCGCAGGTTGGTACACGCGGCACGTCCTTCGGCGCACGCGCAGGCGTCGTCGCGGGCGCGGCGGGGGTCGGCGTGGATGCCTACGCAGGTGAGAAATTCAAATTCTCTGCCGATGCCTACGATCCGAACGATGTCAGCGTACGTCTGCGTGCGCAGTACCAAGTGAAGGACGGCACATATCTCTTTGGCGAGTGGAACGATGTGAACGACAGCACTCGCCGTGCGTTCTATACGGGCGTGCGACAGGAGTTTTGAGACCCGATCAGTTTTGATTGACGAGCAGTAGAATATATGTATAATATAATTATGGATATACATTTTGCATGGGATGAAGAAAAGAACCGTTCCAATCAGAAGAAGCATGGCATTTCCTTTGAGGAAGCGGCGACCGTGTTCTATGATGATGATGCTCTTCTCAAATACGACGAAGCACACTCTCTGGATGAAGAGCGGTTCGTTATGCTTGGAATGAGCAAAGCGAATCGTATGTTGGTTGTTTGTCACTGCTGCCGTATGGGAGGTGTGCTGCGTATCATATCTGCACGAAAGGCAACCCGAAGAGAGGAAAGTCAGTATTGGGAGCGTCTTTAGGAGGGATACTATGAAAGAAGAATACGATTTTTCGGATGCGATAAAAAATCCATATTCCAAACGTCTCAAAAAACAAATCACAATCAACATCAATGATGAAACCGTTGCGTACTTCAAGGCGCAGTCCGCAGAGGTCGGCATTCCTTATCAGACACTTATTAACTTGTATCTGTCCGACTGTGCGGCGCACGGCAGAAAACTGAATCTGTCATGGCAGTAAAAACAGCCTCATGAAACATCATCTTGTTTCATGAGGCTTTCGTATCTCTATAGATATATAGGCAGCGGTATCGCTGCTTTTTTATTGATTAAACTGGGGTTTTCGTCCCTCAAGGAATGCCGTCACCGCCTCGCGGTGGTCGGCAGACGCGCCCGCTCGTGCGAGGTTTTCCGCCTCCAGACGGCTGTACGCCATATAGTCGCGGTAGAACACCTCATAGTAGAGCTGCTTTTGCATCGCGAGTGCGCCGAGCGGGCGGCGCAGGAGCTTCG of the Selenomonas dianae genome contains:
- a CDS encoding UbiX family flavin prenyltransferase, with the translated sequence MKKIVVGITGASGSVYAVRLIDVLREQGIEVHAVVTDSGQRVLDYECGVTMEELSRRVDVLYPNADVGAAIASGSFRMDAMVVLPCSMKTAGAIAHGVTDDLLTRAADVTLKEGRRLLLVPRETPMHEIHLENLLRIARAGAVVMPAAPGFYHRPETLDDLVNMMVGKILDRLGIEAELFPRWR
- a CDS encoding acyloxyacyl hydrolase gives rise to the protein MTFFKVKMTALAAVLALSAAGTAAAAPAEADGHTMQMQMHMGNSSAQDKKAEIQMDYLEHRGERRYIDLYNLHVFRQYKEMHGMSLHWGLTVSRAVGSWAEKDTPDVRLNSSAVGAGPAYMVRWTKPLGSKWEASFDATGAVLVYNDVHPAYTRNYGFMWRIGPRMTYKFNEHNALSVAYLGHHVSNGQRTKNPGYNGIGLSIGYRYAY
- the rnhA gene encoding ribonuclease HI, which produces MAKKFYAVKRGRKTGIFTVWAECSAQVQGFQGAVYKGFMTEAEARDWLGGAGNSAVVNTAKCGTAAKKSSAPTVDAPVDADYIIHTDGSCLRNPGGAGGWAAVIETVATGEVREHSGGDPETTNNRMELTAALEAMNAVPEGARVALYTDSQYLKNAFTKFWLPAWKKRGWKKADGEPVLNQDLWIQLDAAFAARRVQFHWVKGHAGNPRNERCDELARSEAERFNR
- a CDS encoding MlaE family ABC transporter permease — protein: MQRIFEAVGRFVLTHLANIGRITLLYAETARQVTRRLRVRSIIYQMAHLGADSLLIVGLTLLFTGIVLTLQIAHEFIRYGAQSTIGAVIAIGIGRELGPVLVGVVCAGRVGAAITAEVSTMKVTEQIDALRVMAVSPVNYLIVPRMLACMIVVPVLTVFGDVIGVLGGYLTAVHYSGISPYTFTHSITQYAAIYDMTGGLVKAIFFGNVIAVLGCHYGLNAPSGAEGVGKATMQTVVTSIIVIFILNAVLTFFLF
- a CDS encoding ABC transporter ATP-binding protein: MIRLNNVRKCFGDKEALKGISLTIEKGETIAIIGGSGSGKSTLLRLMIGLDRPTSGEIYLGDDNITAMSEDALDRVRLRMGMVFQYSALFDSMSVGENVAFGLREHTNKGEDEIRRIVAEKLALVGLPDAAAMMPQELSGGMKKRVGLARAIATDPEIIFYDEPSSGLDPIMTAKIDELIIDMQRKLDVTSIVVTHDMVSASRIADRIAMIYEGQLIAVDTAERFQDIEDERVQAFFRTLHHRREVGA
- a CDS encoding MlaD family protein, translated to MSAEAKVGAFTLGGVALLIAVVMFFGGLRFGGSSDYMLYAGFGRAVGLNPEAQVLLSGVPVGQVEEIVSDGLGVTVSMRIRDGVKIPRGSSITIGQPGIMGDKFIIITPAASSDFYTGGDYLYGENEMGMDTMFTELNKMIIQVEAMLTSINNIVGAPGFQTSMVQLVVNMEQMTAHLDGLTATLEQMANENRSDLHAMLANMNNMTGSLVQTTASVERIMTNLETVGADPQTAENLRKTLENITASSERILRIAEGIEAVAGDRETQEDARALIHNARMMTDKAGGLMGRLQNVKVTPKVDAMYSGKADDWRTNVNLDVGEKQGMYATFGVDDIGGGDKFNAQVGTRGTSFGARAGVVAGAAGVGVDAYAGEKFKFSADAYDPNDVSVRLRAQYQVKDGTYLFGEWNDVNDSTRRAFYTGVRQEF
- a CDS encoding BrnT family toxin translates to MDIHFAWDEEKNRSNQKKHGISFEEAATVFYDDDALLKYDEAHSLDEERFVMLGMSKANRMLVVCHCCRMGGVLRIISARKATRREESQYWERL
- a CDS encoding BrnA antitoxin family protein, coding for MKEEYDFSDAIKNPYSKRLKKQITININDETVAYFKAQSAEVGIPYQTLINLYLSDCAAHGRKLNLSWQ